Proteins from a genomic interval of Chionomys nivalis chromosome 7, mChiNiv1.1, whole genome shotgun sequence:
- the Kcnab3 gene encoding voltage-gated potassium channel subunit beta-3: MQVSIACTEQNLRSRSSEDRLCGPRPGPGGGNGGPVGGVHGNPPGGGPKSRAALVPRPPAPAGALRESTGRSTGMKYRNLGKSGLRVSCLGLGTWVTFGSQISDETAEDVLTAAYEHGVNLFDTAEVYAAGKAERTLGNILKSKGWRRSSYVITTKIFWGGQAETERGLSRKHIIEGLQGSLDRLQLEYVDIVFANRSDPNSPMEEIVRAMTYVINQGLALYWGTSRWSAAEIMEAYSMARQFNLIPPVCEQADNHFFQREKVEMQLPELYHKIGVGSVTWSPLACGLITSKYDGRVPDTCKATVKGYQWLKEKVQSEDGKKQQARVMDLLPIAHQLDCTVAQLAIAWCLRSEGVSSVLLGVSSAEQLMEHLGSLQVLSQLTPQTVMEIDALLGNKSHSKK, from the exons ATGCAGGTGTCTATCGCGTGTACGGAGCAGAACCTTCGCAGCCGGAGCAGTGAGGACCGTCTGTGTGGACCCCGGCCGGGTCCTGGGGGCGGTAATGGAGGGCCAGTGGGCGGAGTGCATGGGAACCCTCCGGGGGGTGGACCCAAGTCACGAGCTGCGCTGGTCCCCCGACCCCCAGCACCCGCTGGGGCCCTTCGAGAGAGCACCGGCCGAAGCACTGGCATGAAATACAG gaACCTAGGAAAGTCTGGTCTCCGGGTGTCCTGTCTTGGCCTTG GTACCTGGGTCACATTTGGCTCTCAGATCTCAGATGAG ACAGCAGAAGATGTGCTGACAGCAGCCTATGAACACGGTGTAAACCTGTTTGACACTGCTGAGGTGTACGCGGCGGGAAA GGCTGAAAGAACCCTAGGGAACATCCTCAAGAGCAAAGGCTGGAG GAGATCAAGCTATGTTATCACCACTAAGATCTTTTGGGGAGGACA GGCAGAGACTGAGCGAGGCTTGAGTCGCAAACACATCATTGAAG GCTTGCAAGGATCCCTGGACCGCCTTCAGCTGGAATATGTTGACATAGTCTTCGCTAATCGTTCAGACCCTAACAGTCCTATGGAGG AAATTGTGAGAGCCATGACCTATGTCATCAACCAGGGCCTGGCCCTATACTGGGGGACATCCAGATGGAGTGCTGCAGAGATCATG GAGGCCTATTCCATGGCCAGACAGTTCAACCTGATCCCGCCTGTGTGTGAGCAAGCGGACAACCACTTCTTTCAGAGGGAGAAGGTGGAGATGCAACTGCCTGAGCTCTACCACAAGATTG GTGTTGGCTCGGTTACTTGGTCTCCCCTGGCGTGTGGCCTCATTACTAGCAAGTACGATGGGCGAGTTCCAGATACTTGCAAGGCCACTGTCAAG GGGTACCAGTGGCTCAAGGAAAAAGTGCAGAGTGAGGATGGCAAGAAGCAACAAGCTAGAGTCATGGACCTTCTCCCCATCGCCCACCAGTTAGACTGCACTGTGGCCCAGCTTGCAATAG CCTGGTGTCTCCGAAGTGAGGGTGTCAGCTCAGTCTTACTGGGGGTGTCAAGTGCAGAACAGCTGATGGAACATCTGGGCTCCCTACAG GTGCTGAGTCAGCTGACGCCGCAAACGGTGATGGAAATAGATGCGCTCTTGGGGAACAAGTCGCATTCCAAGAAATAG
- the Trappc1 gene encoding trafficking protein particle complex subunit 1: MTVHNLYLFDRNGVCLHYSEWHRKKQAGIPKEEEYKLMYGMLFSIRSFVSKMSPLDMKDGFLSFQTSRYKLHYYETPTGIKVVMNTDLGVGPIRDVLHHIYSALYVELVVKNPLCPLGQTVQSELFRSRLDSYVRSLPFFSARAG; encoded by the exons ATGACTGTCCACAATCTGTATCTATTTGACCGGAATGGAGTGTGTCTCCACTACAGCGAGTGGCACCGCAAGAAGCAAGCGGGGATCCCTAAGGAAGAG GAGTACAAGCTGATGTATGGGATGCTCTTCTCCATTCGTTCGTTTGTCAGCAAGATGTCCCCGCTAGACAT GAAGGATGGCTTTCTGTCTTTCCAAACTAGCCGGTACAAACTCCATTACTACGAGACGCCCACTGGAATCAAGGTTGTCATGAACACTGACTTGGGCGTGGGCCCTATCCGCGATGTGCTGCACCACATCTACAGTGCG CTGTACGTGGAGTTGGTCGTGAAGAATCCTCTGTGTCCGTTGGGACAGACAGTGCAAAGTGAGCTCTTTCGCTCCCGGCTAGACTCCTATGTCCGATCTTTGCCCTTCTTCTCTGCCCGAGCTGGCTGA